In Pyrus communis chromosome 8, drPyrComm1.1, whole genome shotgun sequence, one genomic interval encodes:
- the LOC137743156 gene encoding uncharacterized protein: MAESRSTDSEILYKATQPTVESKKPIEEIASATQNAIVAPTNLIKSGEAIKEVPEKTTKVDAELKQSVKAASNVSQKATETAARSKIPIEKIEDASAKTTKVEAEITKPAEQTGNISQKTIEAASELKKQGDEIGSVSTKEVEATAKVKKPAKEIGSVLCKATEAPVVLKIPSEELGIISQKASEAPAILKHPSEEIENVSQKASKTPTELKKPAEEIESVSQKASKAATESGDLSKKVKNVPRKKIEVVAELKSPAEENGNVSIGVAVEVEKPVKVGRESQRATEATVELKGSAEEVGSASQKVTETRVASKKSSEEIESGSQKMTEAPEKIKHPVEELGNVLQEATMAGLELPPAKETENLPQKASEVAAE; the protein is encoded by the exons ATGGCCGAAAGTAGAAGTACGGATAGTGAGATACTATAT AAAGCAACACAGCCTACAGTAGAATCTAAAAAACCGATTGAAGAAATAGCGAGTGCAACACAAAACGCAATTGTGGCTCCTACAAATTTGATAAAATCAGGCGAAGCAATCAAAGAGGTACCAGAAAAAACTACAAAGGTTGATGCAGAACTGAAGCAATCAGTAAAAGCAGCATCAAATGTATCACAAAAGGCAACAGAAACTGCTGCACGGTCAAAAATACCAATTGAGAAAATTGAAGATGCATCGGCAAAGACAACAAAGGTTGAAGCAGAAATAACGAAACCAGCAGAACAAACAGGAAATATATCGCAAAAAACAATAGAAGCAGCTTCAGAATTGAAAAAACAGGGTGATGAAATTGGAAGTGTATCAACAAAAGAAGTCGAGGCTACTGCAAAGGTGAAAAAACCAGCCAAAGAAATTGGAAGTGTGTTATGTAAGGCAACAGAGGCTCCGGTGGTACTAAAAATACCATCTGAAGAACTTGGAATAATATCACAGAAAGCAAGTGAGGCTCCTGCAATATTGAAGCATCCATCCGAAGAAATTGAAAATGTATCACAAAAAGCAAGCAAGACTCCTACAGAACTGAAAAAACCGGCTGAAGAAATTGAAAGCGTATCGCAAAAAGCATCAAAGGCAGCCACAGAATCAGGAGATTTAtctaaaaaagttaaaaatgtaccaagaaaaaaaatagaggtAGTTGCAGAGTTGAAAAGCCCAGCAGAGGAAAATGGAAACGTTTCAATTGGGGTAGCTGTAGAAGTGGAAAAACCAGTTAAAGTTGGGAGAGAATCACAAAGAGCAACTGAGGCTACTGTAGAACTGAAAGGGTCGGCTGAAGAAGTTGGAAGTGCATCACAAAAAGTGACGGAGACTCGTGTAGCTTCGAAAAAATCATCTGAAGAAATCGAAAGTGGATCACAAAAAATGACAGAGGCtccagaaaaaataaaacatccAGTTGAAGAATTAGGTAATGTATTACAAGAAGCAACAATGGCTGGGCTAGAATTACCACCAGCTAAAGAAACTGAAAATCTACCACAAAAAGCATCAGAGGTTGCTgcagaataa
- the LOC137743504 gene encoding uncharacterized protein: protein MDKVNDLNCIYRNPNEPIEARVKDLLPRMTLREKAGQMTQIERRVSTPEAIRDFSIGSILSAGGSVPFENALSKDWADMVDGFQRSALESRLGIPMIYGIDAVHGNNSVYGATIFPHNVGLGASRDADLAERIGAATALEVRASGIHYTFAPCVAVCKDPRWGRCYESFSEDTEIVRKMTTVVTGLQGQPPKGHPKGYPFVMGRSKTIACAKHFVGDGGTHKGLNEGNAISSYEDLERIHMAPYLDCISQGVSTVMASYSSWNGSKLHADRFLLTEVLKDKLGFKGFVISDWEALDKLCEPEGSDYRFCISSSVNAGVDMVMVPFRYEQFVEDLVYLVEHGEIPMSRIDDAVERILRVKFVAGIFEQPFSDRSLLDIVGCKLHRDLAREAVRKSLVMLKNGKDPSKPFLPLDRKVKRILVTGTHADDLGYQCGGWTATWDGRSGRITIGTTVLEAIEMAVGDDTEIIYELCPSTETLARQDISFAVVAVGEGPYAEFRGDNSTLVIPFNGADVISSVADRFPTLVILISGRPLTLEPQLLEKMDALVAAWLPGSEGEGITDVIFGDYDFEGRLPVSWFKSVEQLPMNARDNSYDPLYPLGFGLTYNKGRSLR from the exons ATGGACAAAGTCAACGACTTGAATTGCATATACAGAAACCCGAATGAACCCATTGAAGCTCGAGTCAAGGACCTCCTTCCGCGCATGACTTTGAGAGAGAAGGCCGGCCAGATGACCCAAATCGAGCGCCGGGTCTCCACCCCAGAAGCCATCAGAGACTTCTCAATCG GGAGTATACTCAGTGCTGGAGGCAGTGTGCCCTTTGAGAATGCCTTATCAAAGGACTGGGCAGATATGGTCGACGGGTTTCAGAGGTCGGCACTTGAAAGCCGGCTCGGAATACCGATGATATATGGGATTGATGCGGTTCATGGGAACAACAGTGTATATGGTGCCACCATATTCCCTCACAATGTTGGTCTTGGGGCATCCAG AGATGCTGATTTGGCTGAAAGGATTGGTGCTGCAACTGCTCTTGAAGTCAGGGCCAGTGGCATTCACTATACTTTTGCTCCCTGTGTTGCT GTTTGCAAAGATCCCAGATGGGGAAGATGCTATGAGAGTTTCAGTGAAGACACTGAAATTGTTAGAAAGATGACTACCGTTGTGACAGGCTTGCAGGGGCAGCCACCCAAAGGACACCCAAAGGGCTACCCTTTTGTAATGGGAAG AAGCAAAACTATTGCATGTGCCAAGCATTTTGTCGGAGATGGGGGTACACATAAAGGTCTAAACGAGGGAAATGCCATATCATCTTACGAGGACTTAGAGAGGATTCATATGGCACCATATCTGGACTGTATTTCTCAGGGAGTTTCCACTGTTATGGCATCCTATTCCAGCTGGAATGGAAGTAAATTACATGCTGATCGTTTTCTCCTGACAGAAGTATTGAAAGATAAGCTAGGATTTAAG GGTTTTGTGATTTCTGACTGGGAAGCACTTGACAAACTTTGCGAACCTGAAGGTTCAGACTATCGTTTCTGCATTTCATCTTCTGTTAATGCAGGAGTTGACATG GTGATGGTGCCTTTCAGATATGAACAGTTTGTGGAGGATTTGGTATATCTGGTGGAACATGGGGAGATACCGATGTCCAGGATAGATGATGCTGTTGAAAGAATACTGAGAGTGAAGTTTGTTGCCGGTATTTTTGAGCAACCTTTCTCTGATAGATCCTTGCTAGACATAGTTGGTTGCAAG CTGCATAGAGATCTAGCACGGGAAGCGGTTCGCAAGTCCTTGGTTATGTTGAAGAATGGAAAGGACCCAAGCAAACCTTTTCTCCCATTagatagaaaagtaaaaagaataCTTGTTACTGGAACACATGCCGATGATCTTGGATATCAGTGTGGAGGATGGACAGCAACTTGGGATGGTCGCAGTGGCAGGATCACAATTG GCACAACTGTCTTGGAAGCTATCGAGATGGCTGTTGGAGATGATACAGAAATTATTTATGAGCTATGTCCGTCAACAGAGACCTTAGCACGCCAAGATATCTCTTTTGCAGTCGTAGCTGTTGGTGAAGGTCCATATGCGGAATTCAGGGGTGACAATTCAACACTTGTGATCCCCTTTAATGGAGCTGATGTTATAAGCTCAGTTGCTGACAGATTCCCTACGCTGGTGATTCTTATATCTGGAAGGCCCTTAACTTTAGAGCCCCAACTCTTGGAAAAGATGGATGCTCTTGTCGCTGCTTGGTTGCCTGGTAGCGAAGGAGAGGGAATTACAGATGTTATCTTCGGAGATTATGACTTCGAGGGAAGACTACCAGTTTCATGGTTTAAAAGTGTTGAACAGCTTCCCATGAACGCCAGAGACAACTCATATGACCCTTTATATCCTCTTGGCTTCGGGTTGACTTACAATAAGGGAAGGTCCTTGCGCTAA